The Colletotrichum higginsianum IMI 349063 chromosome 2, whole genome shotgun sequence genome has a segment encoding these proteins:
- a CDS encoding Heterokaryon incompatibility protein, which translates to MAETAAIPRRLVHRRRRSATDDGAVVPDPKRSRKIGTDEACCSRCRLILTKEGLTELNSADGLRHSSYAECCASAMEGCEICVFIIVAIEKKKEHKWDADDVLTFRNRASERRPGAVPFGIDVLEGSLSSGAVVISIYPYAEQGNPAGNGIYRRPLQRDVKSERAISRARRLYAACKESHKLCRYAKDTVLPSRVLDLGTAAAPTLKLYVNGTEEHGEYAALSYCWGGPQRGLLKRRTLTNMEEGIRIGDLQQTVRDAIAVTRRLGFRYLWIDALCIIQDCNADKDREIGNMAMIYKNAAVTVAAGTAERAGDGFLDMKATYLPEHRFCVSMRADGGMGTVYLRAEAHIPKHTLDGRGWVLQEFLLSSRMLVFSEYELLWQCKETELRGVSGDGNGGGLDYLQTQEGLPWSVFDEETESVFGNEDAERRYLWRTIVEQYTRRQLGYKDDRLNALRGVTRELETVWRDGNEFGLWRRWFVELLAWSKKGCDEGDGEDEEKEKENLRETKRAPSWSWASVNGRIRFTQMFEREDASVQEVNLLEARVSRHVVLKCRMVDDEEVDPAMFEDWGSGKSRVDVFYDLDDSVDEVGERTVSYLLLGTIRDNGGLSGVALMVVEVGRGFFQRVGLAIFDNTQVWKDTEYRNVRLQ; encoded by the exons ATGGCCGAGACCGCAGCAATACCCCGCCGGCTAGTgcaccggcggcgccggtccGCGACGGATGACGGAGCGGTCGTCCCGGATCCGAAGCGGAGCCGGAAGATCGGCACCGACGAGGCGTGCTGCTCTCGGTGCCGGCTTATTCTCACGAAGGAAGGCCTGACCGAGCTCAACTCCGCCGATGGGCTTCGGCATTCCTCGTATGCCGAGTGCTGCGCTTCAGCCATGGAGGGCTGCGAAATCTGcgtcttcatcatcgtcgcgatcgagaagaagaaggaacaCAAGTGGGACGCCGATGATGTCCTCACATTCCGAAACCGTGCTTCCGAGAGACGTCCCGGTGCTGTCCCGTTCGGCATCGATGTCTTGGAGGGCAGTCTTTCTTCCGGTGCGGTTGTCATAAGCATCTATCCGTACGCCGAGCAAG GCAATCCTGCCGGTAACGGCATCTATAGAAGACCACTCCAGAGAGACGTGAAGAGCGAGAGAGCGATCTCCCGTGCCCGCAGACTATATGCCGCGTGCAAGGAGTCCCACAAACTCTGCCGCTACGCCAAAGACAccgtcctcccctcccgcgtcctcgacctcggcacGGCCGCAGCCCCGACGCTGAAGCTCTACGTCAACGGCACTGAGGAGCACGGCGAGTACGCCGCACTCAGCTACTGCTGGGGCGGACCGCAGCGCGGCCTGCTGAAGCGGAGGACGCTGACCAACATGGAAGAAGGGATCAGGATCGGGGACCTCCAGCAGACCGTGCgggacgccatcgccgtgACGAGAAGGTTGGGGTTCCGGTACCTCTGGATCGACGCGCTATGCATCATCCAGGACTGCAACGCGGACAAGGATAGGGAGATTGGGAACATGGCCATGATCTACAagaacgccgccgtcaccgtcgcgGCCGGGACCGCGGAGAGAGCAGGCGACGGGTTCCTCGACATGAAGGCCACCTACCTGCCGGAGCACAGGTTCTGCGTCTCGATGCGGGCCGACGGGGGGATGGGAACGGTGTACCTCAGGGCCGAGGCCCACATCCCCAAGCACACGCTGGACGGGCGCGGCTGGGTGTTGCAGGAGTTCCTCCTGTCGTCGCGGATGCTCGTCTTCTCCGAGTACGAGCTGCTGTGGCAGTGCAAGGAGACGGAGCTGCGCGGCGTCTCGGGTGACGGCAACGGTGGCGGCCTGGACTACTTACAGACGCAGGAAGGTCTCCCCTGGAGCgtcttcgacgaggagacggagtCCGTCTTCGGCAATGAGGACGCGGAGAGGCGGTACCTCTGGCGGACCATCGTCGAGCAGTACACccgccgccagctcggcTACAAGGACGACCGGCTGAATGCGCTCAGAGGGGTCACGAGGGAGTTGGAGACGGTGTGGCGGGACGGCAACGAGTTCGGGCTGTGGAGGAGGTGGttcgtcgagctcctcgctTGGTCCAAGAAGGGCTGTGACGAGGGTGACggggaggatgaggagaaggagaaggagaattTGAGggagacgaagagggcgccgagctggTCGTGGGCCTCGGTGAATGGGCGGATCCGGTTTACGCAGATGTTCGAGAGGGAGGACGCGTCCGTTCAGGAGGTGAACTTGCTGGAGGCGCGGGTGTCGAGGCACGTCGTGTTGAAGTGTCGGATggtcgatgatgaagaggtCGATCCTGCAATGTTCGAGGACTGGGGAAGCGGCAAGAGTCGGGTGGACGTGTTCTACGATTTGGACGACAGCGTGGACGAGGTCGGGGAGAGAACCGTGAGCTATCTGCTCTTGGGGACCATCAGAGACAACGGAGGCCTTTCGGGGGTTGCACTCATGGTTGTCGAGGTTGGCCGAGGCTTTTTCCAAAGAGTCGGGCTGGCAATATTCGACAATACCCAAGTCTGGAAGGACACCGAGTATCGAAATGTCAGACTGCAATAG